AGGAAAACGTAAAACAAATCCTGTGTTACAAATAAACCCCCGCGCCAACCGCATTTTCCCCCTTCATCAGCGTTCCTTTTTTGAAAAATCTTGACAAGTGCCGCGCTAAATTTTTGCAGTATCTTATTCCGAGCATAGTATTGTTTGCAAGGTTTGGCACATGAGAAAAGAGCAGTTTGAAGATTTCCTAAACGCCCATTTCAAGCGGATATATCACTATCTATTGACGCTTTTGGGCAACGACAACGACGCCAATGACGTCGTGCAGATGGTCTTTATCTCATTTTATGAGCATATTGACCGCGTGGAGGAAGCCACAGCTCTGGCCTATGTTTACCGCATTGCATACAATAAAAGCATGACCTTCCTGAAGCAAAAAAACCGTTTTGTCCAGGTTGAACCCAGCACTTTCGACCGTTATCCGGATAAAAACGTCCCCCAACCCGAGCCCGACCACAGCCTCTTGCATGCCGCCATCCGAGAACTGCCTCCACGTTTGGGCAGTGTGATTCAACTGCAATATTTTGAAAAGTTGAGCTATAAGGAAATGGCAGAACAACTTGGCA
This Candidatus Cloacimonadota bacterium DNA region includes the following protein-coding sequences:
- a CDS encoding RNA polymerase sigma factor; this translates as MRKEQFEDFLNAHFKRIYHYLLTLLGNDNDANDVVQMVFISFYEHIDRVEEATALAYVYRIAYNKSMTFLKQKNRFVQVEPSTFDRYPDKNVPQPEPDHSLLHAAIRELPPRLGSVIQLQYFEKLSYKEMAEQLGISVKAVESLLVRAKKQLRKKLLKDRREGRV